The following are encoded together in the Acetomicrobium sp. S15 = DSM 107314 genome:
- a CDS encoding M23 family metallopeptidase produces the protein MSEFKRLKVLAGTKKVTFGVDILALKLRGISACALVVFALSLLGSFLPAFAEEMVVLCPERISVGEPFLVTVYMESKPERVELSWLGETLSLDVQADGGHFVSAALLGTDILNSTLGEHELAIYAKASNGQLRVARSVKVIGKKFKEQRLSLPEKMVTPPKDVLDRITKEQKQVREVLATRSPKRLWELPFVRPVPGAVTSEYGLTRVLNGKPKNPHRGVDLRGAAGDPVKAVASGRVALAEEHYFAGKCIYLDHGNGVISVYMHLSRIGVAGGDLVEAGAAIGNVGSTGRVTGPHLHLGISLQGRMVDPMPLLAKPADRPGED, from the coding sequence ATGTCGGAATTCAAGAGATTAAAGGTGCTTGCGGGGACGAAAAAGGTTACCTTTGGCGTCGACATCCTGGCCTTGAAGTTGCGGGGCATCAGCGCTTGTGCGCTCGTCGTCTTCGCTTTATCGCTTTTGGGGTCTTTTTTGCCGGCTTTTGCCGAAGAGATGGTTGTTCTGTGTCCGGAGCGCATTTCCGTCGGAGAGCCCTTCCTTGTGACCGTATATATGGAGTCTAAACCGGAGAGGGTAGAACTCTCCTGGCTCGGTGAGACTTTGTCGCTGGACGTTCAAGCCGATGGTGGGCACTTCGTATCAGCTGCGCTTTTGGGCACAGACATCTTAAATTCCACTTTAGGAGAGCACGAGCTCGCTATTTACGCGAAGGCCTCGAACGGACAGCTGCGTGTCGCTCGTAGCGTAAAGGTGATCGGCAAAAAGTTCAAAGAGCAGCGGTTGAGTCTGCCCGAGAAGATGGTGACGCCCCCCAAGGATGTGCTTGACCGCATAACGAAGGAGCAGAAGCAGGTGCGTGAAGTGCTTGCGACGCGCTCTCCTAAACGGCTCTGGGAGCTCCCTTTTGTGCGTCCGGTCCCAGGTGCGGTGACTTCCGAGTACGGCTTGACGCGGGTCTTGAACGGCAAACCTAAAAATCCGCATCGCGGCGTTGACCTCCGCGGGGCCGCAGGTGACCCGGTTAAGGCTGTGGCGTCCGGTCGCGTCGCCCTTGCCGAGGAGCATTACTTCGCCGGGAAATGTATCTATCTCGACCACGGAAACGGCGTGATTTCGGTTTATATGCATTTATCTCGTATCGGTGTGGCCGGGGGAGATCTCGTCGAAGCCGGAGCGGCCATCGGCAATGTGGGAAGCACGGGCAGAGTGACCGGCCCTCATCTTCACCTCGGCATCAGCCTTCAGGGGCGTATGGTCGACCCTATGCCTCTTTTGGCAAAGCCTGCCGATCGTCCCGGGGAAGATTGA
- a CDS encoding energy-coupling factor ABC transporter ATP-binding protein, producing MRPLLELKGITFSYPGGEPVLKGIDFQLDFGEKAGLWGCNGAGKTTLFHVIMGLERPSAGEILFEGRPVTGRKDLTALRRKVGFLFQDADDQLFCPTLLEDVAFGPLNLGLSPDEARSKAIATLDLLDMANLADRPPYSLSGGQKKLGALATILAMDPIALILDEPTGGLDEDARAILEQLLIATDAALLVASHDKDFIEKVTSKGYLLSGGRLFNLPRDDRQALPKEA from the coding sequence ATGAGGCCGCTCTTGGAACTCAAGGGTATAACCTTTTCCTACCCAGGCGGCGAACCGGTCTTGAAAGGGATCGACTTTCAACTGGATTTTGGTGAGAAGGCGGGCTTATGGGGGTGCAACGGCGCAGGGAAGACTACTCTCTTCCATGTCATAATGGGCCTGGAAAGGCCTTCGGCCGGTGAGATTTTGTTCGAGGGAAGACCTGTAACCGGGCGCAAAGATCTAACGGCGCTGCGCCGGAAGGTGGGATTTCTGTTTCAAGACGCTGACGATCAACTATTCTGCCCCACTCTTCTCGAAGATGTAGCCTTCGGCCCGCTGAACCTCGGCCTGTCTCCTGACGAGGCGCGCAGTAAAGCCATCGCCACACTCGATCTTTTGGACATGGCGAATTTAGCAGATCGGCCGCCTTACTCCCTATCCGGCGGCCAAAAAAAACTCGGAGCTCTCGCCACAATACTGGCTATGGACCCGATAGCGCTCATCTTGGACGAACCTACCGGCGGCCTCGACGAGGATGCTCGTGCCATTTTAGAGCAATTGCTGATCGCTACCGATGCAGCCCTTCTTGTTGCTTCCCACGATAAAGACTTCATAGAGAAGGTTACTTCTAAGGGGTATCTTTTGAGCGGTGGCCGATTGTTCAATCTTCCCCGGGACGATCGGCAGGCTTTGCCAAAAGAGGCATAG